A segment of the Candidatus Bathyarchaeota archaeon genome:
CTTGAGAGTAGCCCCGATGTTTTTAGGCGCGTTTAAAATTACGATTAGAACGGCTGAGAAAGCAGTTGTTAACTCTGCAAGTATCCAGAACAACGCCAAGTTATCCGCCAAAAAAGCAAATGTTATAGCGACCAACAACAGGTTGAAGGCAACGTAGAATAATTTGAGGTTGCTGCGCTCCATCTCATGGATTTCAATGGATCCCTCGATGTAGCCGCGTGAGTAAACTGCGGCAAAGAGGAACAGCACTGTTGAGAGGAGGATTTCATATATGGATAGGTGGTCGATTAGGAAGTAGTCTGCGCCTAAATTGTAGGCTGGCAGCGCTTCATGGGTTAATGTGAAGAGTGTAAGCAAAAGGTAGGTGGCTGGCAACAGGATTGAAAGGATATTCATGATTCGGTGAGACTTTGACAGTAATGTGCACAGTAGAACTGCTAATGCAACTAAGCCGTAACTTATGAGTATGAGATTTAGCGAAATCATTCTTTAGCCTCCTTGGGCTGTTTTGGGGTTGCTTCAATGTCCTCTAAGCGTCCATCGCGGGGTTGCTGCAGTTTCTTGGTGGTTTCTTGAAAAATGTTGAGGCGCGAATGGAACTCCTCTATGGTTGAGTCTATCCCAAAAGCCAATATCGTCGCCAGCAAAGTCAACATGATTAAGTCAACAACTATGAGGACCTCGATTAGCAGGGGCAGTTCAGTTAAAAAGAGGCTGAATAGGACTACGCCATTTTCCATGGTGAGGTAGCCCACGATGTTTGTGATGGTTTGTTTACGGGTGAATATGACCATCATGCCCATGAACATAAGAGACATCCCTGTTGCCGCGCCGAGGAAGAAAAGGCTGCCGTCGAAGATGTTGAGGGGGGCAATCAAGGTGGAGAAGGATAGGTAAACAAACAGAACTATGAAAATGCTGACAAACAGTGAAGTTATGGGGGAGAGGAAATGGAATTGGACATCCCGTTTAATGTGAAGCCTTCTTTGTATCTGCCCCATAAAGTAGGGAATGACGACGACTTTGCTGACTATAATCAGGATTGCTAAGCCGAGAAGCGTCCAGATGCCTGTTTCCACAAAAAACAGCAACGCCATAACCGCAAGCAACGCTGATTGAAATGCGTAGGTTTGGATGAGCGAACGTAGATTCCTCTTGACAAGGATAATGGCTGCGGTAGCGAGCACAAGAACAATGAGGATTTGAGTGATATCTTCAGCAGGAGCAATAATCATGCGAATACCTCGAGAATCAACGTGATAATGGAAAGAAACAGCGCCAGAGCGAAGAGTCCGGGCAGACGGAAAAAGCGTGATTTGGCGCAGGACGATTCAAAGACACCGATAATGACTGCGAGTATTATTGCCTTAAACATGAAGGCGCCAAGCGAAATCAGGATGGCGACCACAGAGAATTCTGTTGCTAATCCCCATGGAACGAGAACGTTGATGAGTAAACCCATGAGGAGAAGTTGCTTCATGGCGCCGGAGAGTTCCATCAGCGCCAAATTTTTGCCCGATTGCTCCAAAATCATCGCTTCATGAACCATAGTGAGTTCAAGGTGGGTTTCAGGGTTATCCACTGGCACCCGTGCAGACTCCACGATAAGCACGATGAAGAGCGAGACACAGATGGGGATGAGAACGGAGTCCACAAGCACTGTGGAGGTTAAGGCGCCCCGAAACATTTCGGGGATACTGGTGGTTTTAAAGGCGAAAGCCAACGCGGCGAACACCACGATAGCTGTGGGCTCAATAAGCGCAGATATCGCCATTTCCCGGCTGCTCCCCATGCCGCCAAATGTGCTGCCTGCATCAAGGCCTGAGAGAGCCATGAAAAACTTCGCCAACGCCAACAGGTAAATGAAGAGGATTATGTTGCCGACTAAGTCGGTGGGGTGTGGAATGACCAGCATTGGAACAAAAAGACTTGCCACCAGCAGGGCAGCGATGTTTATCAGCGGTGTAATCCGCATGATCCACGATGAATTCTCGGAATAAACCGTTTCCTTCTTGAACAGTTTTGCCAGATTGCGGTAGGTCTGCAGTAGGGGTGGACCTTGCCTTTTTTGGGCGAAGGCTTTGACTTTTTTGATGAGGCTGATGAAGAGGGGTGCAAGCATCACTGTGAATGCCACGTTCAGTATCCCGTATAATACGAGTGTCAGATCCGTCATGCAAACCACCAGATAATCAAGAGGAAAATCACTATAGTTGCAAATGCGTAGGCAACATGCAAGTCAACGTCGCCACGCTGAATATTATTAACTTTAAGCGCCACCCAACGAACTATGTTAGCGACTGGCAGATAGAGGCGTTCTTCAAAAAATTTCATAAGACGAATTTCAGCTTTCCCCTCTTTGAAAATAACTTTGTGGTCGTCGCTGAAGGTGCGTTCGGATATCTTTTGGGTGCGGAAGATCGATTTGAGGATGGTAACGATTGGCTCAGAGAAGCCAGAGGCGGTGTATTCCATTTTGCTGTTTTGCACGGGGATACCGCAGCCCCAGGTTTCAGCAATGCGTTCCCGTTTGCATGCGAACTCTCTTAGGGCAAAAAAAGTAGCGCCATACATGACGGCAAGGATTGCGCCTACAAGCAGCATGTTAGGTAACTGAAAACTGTAGCCTAACAAACCAAAGATTTGAAGCGAGAAAATCCCCAGTCCAATGCATAGCGCCGCCAAAATTGCGGGTCCAGCCAGCATTAGCTTGGGTGATTCTTGGGCGTTTCTTGTTTCTTGTGAACGGGGGAGGGCCAGGAAGGTGATTCCGAAGGCCTTCACGAAGCATGCGGCTGCCAACGCGCTGGTGAGGGCGAACACTGCCAACGCCACAATTATGAGTAATTCAAGGAAGGGGTTGGCTAAGGCGTAGGATTGGAAGAAAGCCTGGAAGATCATCAGTTCACTGACGAAGCCATTGAAGGGTGGCAGCGCGGAGATGGAGATTGCGCCGATGAGGAAGAGCACTGTGGTGGCGGGCATGCGTTTGATTAATCCGCCCATTTCCTCGATGTTGCGGGTTCCTGTGGCGTTAACTATGCTTCCGCTGGTGAGGAAGAGGAGGCTTTTGAAGAGGGCATGGTTGAGGGTGTGGAAGAGGCCGCCTGCCAATGCGAGCAGTCCGATGAGGGGGAGATTTGAAGCTGTGAATATGACGTATAAGCCTAAACCGATGAGGATTATGCCTATGTTTTCTATGCTGTGGTAGGCGAGCAAGCGTTTTATGTCATGTTCCTTCAATGCGTAGATAACGCCTAGGACTGCTGAGGTTGCTCCCACGGCAAGGATAAGCATGCCCCACCATAACTGCAGGGGCATAAGCAGAACAAAGCGGACTAAGCCGTATATGGCGACTTTTATCATTACTCCGGACATGAGTGCGGATATGTTGCTGGGGCTTGCTGGGTGAGCGTATGGAAGCCACTTGTGGAAGGGAATGATGCCGGCTTTGATGCCGAAGGCGAGGAACAGGAAGATAAAAGCAATTGATGTAACCCATTGGCTTGCTTGTATATTCTGGATGTTAAAGGTGCCTGTAGCCGTGTAGATGAATAGAAAAGCGAAGAGTAGAAAGAGTGTACTGAGATGTGTCATGATAAAGTAGAATATGCCTGCTTTCTGGGTTTCCTGCTTTTCATACTCGGTCATAACCAGGAGGAATGAGGCGAGAGCCATGATTTCCCAGAAAAACAAGAAGGAGAACATGGTTGATGAAGCAACAACCAGAAGCATCGATACAACAAAGACGTTCATGAGGGAAACAAGCATGTTGCGCCTGTTTTCATGCTTCAAGTGCTCAACGTATGGAATTGAGTAAACCGCAACTGCCACCGAAACTATGCTTACTATGAATAGGAAAAACGCGGCTAACCTGTCAATTGCGAAGGCGAATTGGAACGCGGGTGTTATCTGGTACGCCACATAGGAAGTGCTTTTGCCGGTAAGGACTGTTTCTGTAGAAAAAATTACAATACTTATGCTTGCGATGAAGGTGCATAGGAGAGATGTTTGCCGTGGGATTTTGCCTTTAGTTACCCTTGTACCTATCGGCGGCAAAATGATTGCAAGAAAAAATACTGTTAAACCTATTGGAAACAGAATCTCTAACATTAAAAGCCCCTATCGTGATTTCCAAAGTGCCAAATTGCACCCGCTTGCCCTAGGCAACGAGAATGTCGAATCCAATGCAATTAGCCTCTTAATCATGTGAAGTCTTTAGCGAGCATAACATTCTTCTAAAAAAGGGTTTTGGGTTAATATCACATAAAAACGGTATGTAGACTGGGATATAAGCTACAAACCATTTGTTCAAAGAAATAGCAAATGGCGGCTTAACTGTTTACCAAACAAACTTGTGGCGCCCTAAAGTAAGAATACAAAATAGGCAATGGCCAAATTGCAGTATTTGCCGATATAGGCAAAACGGAAAGGAATTTAGGTTTATGCCTAAACTTGCGCTTGCGTCAAAATCCCCGAATCTAAAAGAATGTACAACTTTTTTGCAGCATTCCAGCTCAACGATGCTGATGAGGGGATCCAAAAGGTGGCTGATGAGGAATCAGATTTTATTTTTTATGGTTTAATGTCTAGTGGATGAGGTTTGAGTGGGGCGAGGCAGTACATTGCCCAACCCATACTTTGACTTTGATACTGTAAATAGTCATCCTGGTCAGCGCGGAAGAATTTGAACACCTGCGCATAATCTGGGTGGCGGGGGTTTTCTTCCAGCCAACGTATCAACCCATACCAACTGTCCGAGATGTATCTGTCCCAATCATCGCGGCTGGAACGGATGATATATTCGAGTTCAAAGCCTTCGTTTCGGGTGAATTCTGCCAGCTCTGGCTCCGTGTAGGTGGTTGTCTGTTTCTGGGCATACTGGGGAGGTACCTGATTGTTAAGCCAATATGTTTCGCCGATGCCGAGGCGTCCATTTTTATGTATTGCCCGCTTCATCGCCTGGATTGTCTGCTGGAAGCCGCCGAAAACAAAAGTTGCCCCAATACATGTTGCGGCGTCGAAAGCTCCTTCTTCGAACACGTAGTCGGTTCCGGGGGAGCATACGATTTCGATTTGGTCAGATAAGCCTTCCTTAGCCAGCTTTTCCCTGGCGCGGCTGCAGAAATCTCTGGATATGTCGATGCCAACGCCGGTGATGCCATATTCCTCTGCCCACAGAGTAAGGGGGTTGGCGCAGCCGCAGCCGAAGTCGATTACTCTGCTGCCTTTTTTGAGTTTAAGCAGTTTGCCGAGTTGGAGGATTTTTTGGGGGGTTGTCGGGTTGAGTAATTCCATATAGCGGTGGGAGATGCTCATGAGGTCAAAGAATTCCATGTTTAAGCTTCCTGCAGGTAGGGTGATTTCGTTGTGGTATCGGTGATTAAGGAGTAGGTGATAATTAAGTATTTGGCGGCTGCTTTTTTTGTCGTGTTAGCCTTAGTTATCTGGCAACCGGAAATAAATGCGTCAGGTCGCATGCAAGCAGCAGTTGACATGTAAATTCGGCGGTTAATGCTGGGTTATCTTGCAATATTTATTTAAACTTGGAACACCAAACATAGCCAATATATTTACCGATATATGTATGATTGGCATGATAAGACTGAGGAGGGCTTGGCGTGGTATGGTATGAGGATCCCCTGATTGTGCTGGCAGTCGCGTTAGTTATCGTCATCGCTGCAGGCACCGTAGTTTATGCCATGCGCCGCTACAGCACCAAAAAAGCTGACCCTAAACCTCCACAGCAGAAAACGCCTGCTCAGGTGCCAGCCGCCAGCAAAGTTGACCTCGAATACACCAGCATGCCGTTTAAGATCAGCAAGAGCATCCAGACCACGATGGCTTCCAGCGCCAAGGACGAGTTGCGTATGCTGGATTTGGAGCGGGAAATCCTCGGTGACGCCATCAGGCGTCTTTATGAGGCTCAGGCGGAGGGCAAAATCACTGAGGGTGAACGCGAGAAACTTGCTGCCAGCTATAAGCAGCGGATGAACACCATCAAAGACTCCATATCCAAGGATGAATCCATAATTGCCCTTCATGAACTTGAGGGTATGCAGGAGGACCTCATGAAGCTCTTCAGCGAACGCTTCGGTGAACTCACCAGCAAAGTTGAGGAGCTCCGCGGCAGAATCGATGTTAAACCCATCCGTGAAATCCCCGTCAAGATTCCGCAGGCTCCGGTGCAGATTGAGGAGGCTGAGTCCGAGGAGGATGAGGCTGAGGAAGAAGAGGGGGAGGAAGCGGCTGCTAAGGTCAGCGTGGAGAAGCCTAAGCGTAAACGCAAACCCATTGAGGAGAAGCCAACCGCCAAAACCGAGGCGGAGCGGCGAATCGAATCCATACGCAGTGAAGTTGAGAAGGTTTTAGATAAGTTAGGACAGATGGAAATTGAAGGATAACCAAACCCTAGATCCAATTACATTACAGAAGAAAAATGCGGCTCTCAGAGCCGTTGAGCACGTTAAAGACGGCTGTGTTGTGGGCTTAGGCAGCGGTAGCACCGCGGCTTTTGCGATACAAGCCATAGGTGAACGCATGAAAACTCAGGGCATATATGTGCTGGGTGTGCCCACGTCTTATCAGGCTTTTCTGTTGGCGGTGGAATGCGGCATACCCTTAACCACCCTTGATGAGCATCCCGTGGTCGATGTCACCATCGATGGCGCAGACCAGCTTACCAGCGAGCTTTTCCTGATTAAAGGCGGTGGAGCAGCGCTTGCACGCGAAAAAATCGTGGCTGCCTCAAGCAAACAAAACATCATCATCGCCGACGAGAAGAAACTGGTCTCCAAACTTGGCGCTAACAACCAGTTTGTGCCCGTTGAGGTTTTGCCCTTTGCGCTGCCTCTTGCCAAACGCAAAATCGCAATGCTCGGCGGCAACCCCATAACACGGGAAGGCAAGGGCAAGCTGGGACCAGTCATAACTGACAACGGCAACGCAGTGCTCGACGTGTTCTTCGGCGAAATCGCTGATCCCGCATCGTTGGCGGTTAAGGTCAAGATGGTTGCGGGTGTGGTGGAAACCGGCTTTTTTGTGGGGCTAACCGATTTTGCCTACATCGGAACCGCAGAGGGCGTAAAGCAGCTTTCCGTAGCCCGCAGCTCTGTTGTGTGATTCTCTCTCTACCCCCCCCTCTTATATACCCTCTACGAATGCATGGGTACGCTTTGCCTAGGTCTGCAGTTGTGCAGCCGTGGCTTGGACTGCTGGCTGAATGCTGGTTGGGCGATTTGTTTTCTGTGCATCTGCCGCCAAGTTCTTATGGCTGCCCGCTTCCTCTGATGCTATGAAACTCGTCTCTGCCTGCCTGCTGGGCGTCAACTGCAACTTCCAAGCCCAAAACTGGGCAAATCCAGAGCTGCAATGGGAGTTTTTACGCGGCAACCTATTCCCCATCTGCCCCGAAGTCCTCGGCGGCCTCTGCGTGCCCCGGGTGCCCTCCGAAATCGTAGGCGGAAACGGCTCCGACGTACTCGACGGCAAAGCCCACGTCCTAAGCATGGAAGGCAAAGACGTCACCGACGCATTCCTCAAAGGCGCCTACACGGCGCTTGCCATAGCCCAATCCGTCGGCGCAACCGAAGCGCTGCTTATCGAGAAAAGCCCCAGTTGCGGCTGCGGCAGAATCTTCGACGGCACCTTCACCGAGAAATTCAAAGCAGGCGACGGCGTCACCGCGGCACTGCTTAAACGCCACGGCATAAAGGTAACCACCATACCCGCAAAAAAAGCCTAACTGCCGCTCCCACAGAGACTCCCTCCCCTTATAAAAAGGGTAAACCGCCAACACAGCCCTCGCCTAAATACAACACACAAACAAAAACAACTACACAACCACCCAACCAACTCCCCCACCAAAACATCTAACACAAAAACCAAATGGCTAAACTAACACATGAGCTGAGGTATAATTCTGTCAGCAACCTCGCCTAAATGAAAAAGCAAAACACATCAAACATAAAGAAGAAAACCGTTAATTTTTTAACTTACAAGAAAGCATAACTCATTCTGGTGAGCATTTGTATTGCCCAAACTGCGGAGTAGAGATTAGGAAATTAGTTAATTTTTGTCCAAATTGCAGATTTTGCTTAGAAAAAATTTTGCCGCTTATGAGCCCAGCGGCTATTCGAGATAATAAGGTTTATCTTAATGCTTCTAATGCCGAAGGGCAATCCCACTTTAAAGCCTATAATGTAAACACAATCAGACAAACGCATAAGAGAGCATACGAAAAATGGACTGACAATGAAGACACCGAATTAACTCTCGGTTTTCATCAAGGTTTAACTATACCGCAATTGGCTGAAAAGCACCGAAGACAAGAAGGCGGAATAAAATCAAGACTTCAAAAATTAAATTTGACATAACAACGCATGATATGCAAGATTTTAAATATGTAAACGAAAGATAGCTTGATAAAATTAAAAAAACACCTAAAATGCAGGAGATCCAATGCCCCTCTGGGAAAGCTCAATTTACAGGTTTAGAGTACCAGTCGACAATAACAATCCAGTTGAATTAAAGGAAGTAGTTATTGATGTTACTGGTTCCGCGCCAAATTTTGATACTCCTAGCGAGAACTTGAAGACAGTTTTAGAGGATGTGCTTCCTAATGAGAAAGGTTATGAAATTGAGAGTGTGTTGGAGTTCGGAGCTGCCAAGCTCAAAAACGTTCCATACATTTTAGACATGGGCAAGAAGGTCTGCGCTGTCGAATTTGAATCGATACTTGAATATGAGCAAACACAGCAGAACCTTGCTAAATGTCGAGCAAAAGGACCCGATTTCCAAGAACTTGTCTTCCCTAATCCCTTCATTAGCGATAAAAAGCAGTTTGACCTTGTACTATTGGCTAACGTCTTGCCTGTTATGCCTGTACCGGCAGAACGCTTGTACGTCATCAAAACCATTTACAACAAACTCAGGGAAGGCAAATATTTACTTTGGGTAGCGCAGAAAGAAGCCACAGAATACAAACGACTAAGAGACGAGGGCCGGAATAAACTTGGTGATGGAATATGGATAGGAAAGAAGCGTTACATAAAGAATTTCTATCGGTACCATCCACCTGAAGAATTGGATGAAATGATGGGTTTGTTTGGGTTCCAACTCGAGAAAAAATGGGGATTGTCAGATGATGTTAGGCTGTACAAAAAGATACCGCACGCTGTGATGAACAACGCAATCTCAGGTGAGTTATTGATGGAATACCTGCCAGTTGATCAAACCATCGCAGACCCTACCAATTCCATGCCTAAAATTGTGCAAAATCGGGCTGCCCGTATCGCTGAGCCTAATCCGAGCTACCTCGCGATAGAGAGCTTCTACAAAAGAAGATTGCATGACCTTAGCTGTGGCACTGATTACGCCGAATTATACCATAGACTTACTGCCTGGGCAATTGCGAGAATTTTTAGAGGTTTTTTAAGAAATATGCGTATGAAGGTACCTATTGGCGACGGTACGAAGATTGTCGATACCATTTTTACCAACGTTGCGACTGAGGGCTTCTTTTATAATGTTGGGCAGCGGAAAATTGCCCAGTTTCCGATTTTTGAGATGAAAAATTACGCGAACGATCCAGTGAATGAGGAATTCGACCAACTTAATGGGCGACTCAACGACCAAAGAGGTAATTTTGGCGTACTTGTTTGTCGGCAAGTGGATGAAACAAAAGCATACGCCCGCTGCAAAACATTTCTACCAAACAACTGGATATTATTCCTCACAGACAATGATATCATTCAACTTTTGCAATACCGAAGTAATAACGACGTAGAGAGTATCAATGACTTCATGGCAGATAAGTTGACCCGTCTTCTCTTTTAGCACTTGATATTAAAAGAAGAATGCAAAGCAGCTGTCAGGGGATTACCTTGATAAAACTAACAAACGATCTTTAGGTTGATAAGTTCGCATTGTGTAGCTCTACTTAGGGCAAGCTAGCGAGATTATGTTTACCTCTCCAAGCCTTAACCAAATAGGTCATGAGACTTCTGATTATTCTCGTGGTCTTACGGTTTTGTTTTGTAGTTATCGGCAATTGCTTGCTTGTTCAGGGATTAAATCGGCAGTAGTTCTATGATTGCAGCGATTAGGAGCCCCGCGAAATAGCTTATGGCGTTTTCCATGTGTGGCACTTTAGTCTGTCTGGAATAAGGTGGTTTGCCCCTTCTTTTTTGGTTTGTAGAGGACGCCGGCGATGAGCACAATTGCTCCGACAACGGGCAACCGCCGCTTTTGATGAGGGCTAATTTTAAATCTCTAGGCATAACAAAGTACAGTTATGAGATTGATTGCTGTACTTGGCGGTGTTGCTGCTGCGGTTTTGTTCTTTTTTGCAGTTATCTTTGCGCTTGCCTCCTCCTATGTGGGGCTTACTGCTCAGGCGGCTCAGGCTCGGTTGCTTACGGCTGCGATCCTCTTCATCGTGGGCTTAGCTGTGGTGGTGGGCATTTACTTCTTGACGCGCAAGCCCAAAACTGTCATCCAGTGTGTGGAGATGTCGGGGGAGATGAAGGCGGCGCAGATTAAGTGTCCCCACTGCGGAGCCAACATCGACGCAGACCAAATCCAGATACGAGACGGCGTGCCATATGTTAAGTGCCCCTACTGCGGGACAACTTTTGAGGTTGCTGAGGAGCCGAAATGGTAAATCGTGCACAGTTGCTTTTGGCGTTTCTGCTTGCCTGCATTTTAGCAGCGTCCGCATTCAGCTTCAGCCAAGCCCAGAGCCCAAGCTACACCGTGAATCAGGAGTGGGCGCAGCTCTTCATCAACCAGGACGGTACCGTGGATTTAACTTACAACATGTCCTTGACCGTGACCTCCGGCACCCTGAGCGCATTTGATTTGGGGCAGCCCAACACGGATTTCACCATCGGAGAGGCCGTGGACCAGTATGGCAACCAACTGCACACTTACAAGTTCAATGATGAGGTGGCATCGGTGGATTTCCACACGCCGCTGACCGCGGGGGAAAGCATCTGGTACATCATAACCACCAACGTTGCAGGCATGATGCAGACCGACAGCACCAACGAGGGCAACTTGGGCATGGAGTTTACGCCGCAGTGGGATAAGACCGTGCCCATCAGTGATGTGCGGGTGCAGATTGTTTTCCCCGAAGGCGTCACCGTCGACGACGTTAAGACGTTGCCGGACAAATTTTGGAATAGCAGCCAAACCGTGGAGGGCAGAACCGCCCTTTACTGGGAACTTCCGGCTCTGGGCGCTAACCAGCAGTATCCCATCGGCGTTTCCTTCCCAGCCGCGGCGCTTCCCAACTACACCCCGCCTGCAGGGATAGGCGCGTTGGGGATCATTTTTGCGGTGGCTGCGGCTTTAGCAGCCCTCTTCATCATCATATTCATCGCTTACCGCCTAAGCAAGAAAAGCTACACTAAACCCAAAGTCGGCATAGAAACCCTGGGCGTCAAACGGGGCTTAACGGCGGTGGAAGCCTCCTATCTGCTTGACCTCAAACCCCAGCAGA
Coding sequences within it:
- a CDS encoding hydrogenase subunit — protein: MIIAPAEDITQILIVLVLATAAIILVKRNLRSLIQTYAFQSALLAVMALLFFVETGIWTLLGLAILIIVSKVVVIPYFMGQIQRRLHIKRDVQFHFLSPITSLFVSIFIVLFVYLSFSTLIAPLNIFDGSLFFLGAATGMSLMFMGMMVIFTRKQTITNIVGYLTMENGVVLFSLFLTELPLLIEVLIVVDLIMLTLLATILAFGIDSTIEEFHSRLNIFQETTKKLQQPRDGRLEDIEATPKQPKEAKE
- a CDS encoding DUF2207 domain-containing protein, yielding MVNRAQLLLAFLLACILAASAFSFSQAQSPSYTVNQEWAQLFINQDGTVDLTYNMSLTVTSGTLSAFDLGQPNTDFTIGEAVDQYGNQLHTYKFNDEVASVDFHTPLTAGESIWYIITTNVAGMMQTDSTNEGNLGMEFTPQWDKTVPISDVRVQIVFPEGVTVDDVKTLPDKFWNSSQTVEGRTALYWELPALGANQQYPIGVSFPAAALPNYTPPAGIGALGIIFAVAAALAALFIIIFIAYRLSKKSYTKPKVGIETLGVKRGLTAVEASYLLDLKPQQIVTEILYSLLQKRAVWATETKPSLKLKVLSPYESKTGTKEKPLRYYEIDFLQALKPDGSLDEEKLAHAVMFLRDTVEQKLQGYSRKDTADYYQKIVAKAWLQVEQAGTPELASNAYDQQLLWLMMDPDRKGRTETIFRDRPFQPQPLWFWWWYGYTIYHPHPIFTPNVNAPSQMPTPAPVPGADFANNIATAVEGTANNVVVNLEKFANAIVPPPPKSSHQPARKGGDCVCACAACACACACVSCACACAGGGGR
- a CDS encoding class I SAM-dependent methyltransferase, producing the protein MEFFDLMSISHRYMELLNPTTPQKILQLGKLLKLKKGSRVIDFGCGCANPLTLWAEEYGITGVGIDISRDFCSRAREKLAKEGLSDQIEIVCSPGTDYVFEEGAFDAATCIGATFVFGGFQQTIQAMKRAIHKNGRLGIGETYWLNNQVPPQYAQKQTTTYTEPELAEFTRNEGFELEYIIRSSRDDWDRYISDSWYGLIRWLEENPRHPDYAQVFKFFRADQDDYLQYQSQSMGWAMYCLAPLKPHPLDIKP
- the rpiA gene encoding ribose-5-phosphate isomerase RpiA; translated protein: MKDNQTLDPITLQKKNAALRAVEHVKDGCVVGLGSGSTAAFAIQAIGERMKTQGIYVLGVPTSYQAFLLAVECGIPLTTLDEHPVVDVTIDGADQLTSELFLIKGGGAALAREKIVAASSKQNIIIADEKKLVSKLGANNQFVPVEVLPFALPLAKRKIAMLGGNPITREGKGKLGPVITDNGNAVLDVFFGEIADPASLAVKVKMVAGVVETGFFVGLTDFAYIGTAEGVKQLSVARSSVV
- a CDS encoding zinc ribbon domain-containing protein yields the protein MYCPNCGVEIRKLVNFCPNCRFCLEKILPLMSPAAIRDNKVYLNASNAEGQSHFKAYNVNTIRQTHKRAYEKWTDNEDTELTLGFHQGLTIPQLAEKHRRQEGGIKSRLQKLNLT
- a CDS encoding proton-conducting transporter membrane subunit; amino-acid sequence: MLEILFPIGLTVFFLAIILPPIGTRVTKGKIPRQTSLLCTFIASISIVIFSTETVLTGKSTSYVAYQITPAFQFAFAIDRLAAFFLFIVSIVSVAVAVYSIPYVEHLKHENRRNMLVSLMNVFVVSMLLVVASSTMFSFLFFWEIMALASFLLVMTEYEKQETQKAGIFYFIMTHLSTLFLLFAFLFIYTATGTFNIQNIQASQWVTSIAFIFLFLAFGIKAGIIPFHKWLPYAHPASPSNISALMSGVMIKVAIYGLVRFVLLMPLQLWWGMLILAVGATSAVLGVIYALKEHDIKRLLAYHSIENIGIILIGLGLYVIFTASNLPLIGLLALAGGLFHTLNHALFKSLLFLTSGSIVNATGTRNIEEMGGLIKRMPATTVLFLIGAISISALPPFNGFVSELMIFQAFFQSYALANPFLELLIIVALAVFALTSALAAACFVKAFGITFLALPRSQETRNAQESPKLMLAGPAILAALCIGLGIFSLQIFGLLGYSFQLPNMLLVGAILAVMYGATFFALREFACKRERIAETWGCGIPVQNSKMEYTASGFSEPIVTILKSIFRTQKISERTFSDDHKVIFKEGKAEIRLMKFFEERLYLPVANIVRWVALKVNNIQRGDVDLHVAYAFATIVIFLLIIWWFA
- a CDS encoding DUF523 domain-containing protein; its protein translation is MKLVSACLLGVNCNFQAQNWANPELQWEFLRGNLFPICPEVLGGLCVPRVPSEIVGGNGSDVLDGKAHVLSMEGKDVTDAFLKGAYTALAIAQSVGATEALLIEKSPSCGCGRIFDGTFTEKFKAGDGVTAALLKRHGIKVTTIPAKKA
- a CDS encoding NADH-quinone oxidoreductase subunit H, with product MTDLTLVLYGILNVAFTVMLAPLFISLIKKVKAFAQKRQGPPLLQTYRNLAKLFKKETVYSENSSWIMRITPLINIAALLVASLFVPMLVIPHPTDLVGNIILFIYLLALAKFFMALSGLDAGSTFGGMGSSREMAISALIEPTAIVVFAALAFAFKTTSIPEMFRGALTSTVLVDSVLIPICVSLFIVLIVESARVPVDNPETHLELTMVHEAMILEQSGKNLALMELSGAMKQLLLMGLLINVLVPWGLATEFSVVAILISLGAFMFKAIILAVIIGVFESSCAKSRFFRLPGLFALALFLSIITLILEVFA